The following are encoded together in the Oncorhynchus gorbuscha isolate QuinsamMale2020 ecotype Even-year linkage group LG03, OgorEven_v1.0, whole genome shotgun sequence genome:
- the LOC124032201 gene encoding teashirt homolog 2-like isoform X1: MPRRKQQAPKRATVYEPDEHGVMRETIPEDEREKDTPTEEKTSPKASEDKEMDNKSSYSYQDSPVSVLSHQEAELESRLSDASDRLSLSDFKSSSPPESQKDEGSSGLKYKDDMHSSLEKMRAAYANFLSDSYCTGIGMDLKISKTPSKANCDSTNVSTKSEFDWHQDALSKTFQQTHSPKPVSKPNLFSSVHLYRQSSKAGGTVFTGASRFKCKDCIASYDSIVDLTVHMNKSGHYQDNNHGKPSNASTSSSKSRKRNLQDMEGKEDAQKVLKCMFCGHSFESLQDLSVHMIKTKHYQKVPLKEPIPVLSPKLLPPAKKRTYEANRPCSPDSTTGLAGYSEAQRSAAISNANSNRYGYQNGASYTWQFETCKSQILKCMECGSSHDTLQQLTTHMMVTGHFMKVTNSASKKGKQLALDPLVIEKMQVLAEPLANETDGDKVSPKTYSPRVSEKDSQRDDTLDKMEENEVKDDKADSEDQKAGNRVIKYRYLREEDLEQQGLSGGGGDILKSLANTVASAINKAQTGTPSWSAYPSIHASYQLSGIIKSSTHLSASPPIQIKHTFNHKLRPIAPKGKFLQGAGGVDTPQQPYRKADTKKEKIGISDGKERLNITFDLVENNDSDCQDDSSTSSKLNADCLNEGSDVIRGKLSPDFSDRGKTPSPPATGGRSTTSELVNDTPEILGINPLSALQSVLNSHLGKANKPTNSRSENSKPSARSQSILAELNQSMEKPAVVHATPARNSANIAFLFASNDQPIDLTKYKPNKPSSSHLQTFAPMPQKHALSDIADMVKVLPKATTPKASMSSRIPTMKLESDVRHSEDVSAEVYSVHKRKGRHSNWNPRHLIILQAQFVSSLFLTSEGKYLLSDLGPQERMHISKFTGLSMTTISHWLANVKYQLRKTGGTKFLKSMDTGHPIFYCNDCASQFRTPPAFISHLESHLGFQIKDMRKLPIEHQTKVEEPELSKALSVRATETLVTEEDVDTKFKCKLCCRTFASNHAVKLHLSKTHSKSPDNHSQYVEMDKE; the protein is encoded by the coding sequence TATACGAGCCTGATGAACATGGCGTCATGCGAGAGACCATCcctgaggatgagagagagaaggacactcCAACTGAAGAGAAGACGAGTCCCAAGGCCTCAgaggacaaagagatggacaacAAAAGCAGCTACAGCTACCAGGACTCCCCCGTCAGTGTCCTTTCCCATCAAGAAGCCGAGTTGGAGTCGCGCCTTAGCGACGCCAGCGATAGACTCTCACTCTCAGACTTCAAAAGTTCCTCACCACCTGAAAGCCAGAAGGACGAGGGGAGCAGCGGTTTGAAATACAAGGATGACATGCACAGCAGCCTGGAGAAAATGAGGGCCGCCTATGCTAACTTCCTCTCAGATTCCTACTGCACAGGGATCGGAATGGACTTGAAAATTAGCAAAACTCCCAGCAAGGCTAACTGTGACAGCACCAATGTTAGCACCAAGAGTGAATTTGACTGGCATCAGGATGCACTATCCAAAACCTTCCAGCAAACACACTCCCCAAAGCCTGTGTCCAAACCCAACCTCTTCAGCTCGGTCCACCTCTACAGACAAAGCAGCAAAGCAGGTGGGACAGTGTTTACAGGGGCCAGCCGTTTCAAGTGTAAGGACTGCATTGCATCCTATGACAGTATTGTGGATTTGACAGTGCACATGAACAAGAGTGGACATTACCAGGACAACAATCATGGCAAACCAAGCAATGCCTCCACATCCTCTTCCAAATCAAGGAAACGAAATTTGCAAGACATGGAAGGGAAAGAGGATGCACAGAAAGTTTTGAAGTGTATGTTCTGTGGCCATTCTTTTGAGTCCCTCCAGGACTTGAGTGTCCATATGATAAAAACTAAGCATTACCAAAAAGTACCTTTGAAAGAACCTATTCCAGTACTCTCACCGAAATTACTGCCACCAGCAAAGAAACGGACCTATGAGGCCAACAGACCTTGTTCTCCTGATTCCACCACAGGGTTAGCTGGCTACAGCGAGGCCCAGCGGTCCGCTGCTATTTCAAATGCTAACAGTAATCGCTATGGTTATCAGAATGGGGCTAGCTACACTTGGCAGTTTGAGACATGCAAATCTCAGATTCTAAAATGCATGGAGTGTGGAAGCTCACACGATACCCTGCAACAACTAACCACTCATATGATGGTCACTGGACATTTCATGAAAGTTACAAACTCAGCCTCTAAGAAAGGGAAACAGTTAGCTCTGGATCCCTTGGTTATAGAAAAGATGCAGGTATTAGCTGAGCCGCTTGCTAACGAAACTGATGGCGATAAAGTGTCTCCAAAAACATATTCCCCAAGGGTCAGTGAGAAAGATAGCCAGAGGGATGACACATTGGACAAAATGGAAGAAAATGAAGTGAAAGATGACAAGGCAGACAGTGAGGATCAAAAGGCAGGGAACAGGGTGATTAAATATCGCTATCTTCGTGAGGAGGATCTGGAGCAACAGGGATTGTCAGGTGGTGGGGGGGATATCCTCAAGTCTTTAGCCAACACGGTCGCCTCTGCAATCAACAAGGCTCAGACTGGGACCCCCAGCTGGAGTGCCTACCCCAGTATCCACGCTTCCTATCAACTCTCTGGGATCATCAAGAGCAGCACTCATCTCTCAGCGTCTCCCCCCATTCAGATAAAGCACACATTCAACCACAAGCTGAGACCGATCGCCCCAAAGGGGAAGTTTCTTCAGGGTGCTGGGGGAGTTGACACTCCACAGCAACCGTATCGAAAAGCGGACACCAAGAAAGAAAAGATTGGCATTAGTGATGGTAAAGAACGTCTGAATATTACGTTTGATCTGGTGGAGAATAATGACAGCGATTGTCAGGACGATTCCTCTACCTCTTCAAAGCTCAATGCAGACTGTCTGAATGAAGGGAGTGATGTGATCAGAGGGAAGTTGAGCCCAGATTTCTCAGACAGAGGCAAGACACCAAGCCCTCCTGCCACCGGTGGACGAAGCACTACTTCAGAGCTTGTCAATGACACCCCGGAAATACTCGGCATAAACCCTCTAAGTGCACTGCAGTCAGTTCTGAACAGCCATTTGGGTAAAGCAAATAAGCCCACCAATTCAAGATCTGAAAATAGTAAACCATCTGCTCGCTCTCAATCTATATTAGCTGAACTCAACCAGAGTATGGAGAAACCAGCAGTGGTGCATGCTACCCCTGCTAGGAACAGCGCTAACATTGCCTTCCTGTTTGCTAGCAATGATCAGCCAATAGACCTGACAAAATATAAACCTAACAAGCCAAGTTCTTCCCATCTACAAACCTTTGCCCCAATGCCACAGAAACACGCTCTGTCTGACATTGCTGACATGGTCAAGGTTCTTCCTAAAGCCACCACACCAAAAGCCTCTATGTCATCAAGGATACCCACCATGAAACTGGAATCAGACGTGAGACACTCTGAGGACGTGTCGGCTGAGGTATACTCGGTTCACAAGCGCAAGGGAAGGCATTCGAACTGGAACCCCCGACATCTTATCATCCTCCAAGCCCAGTTTGTCTCCAGCCTCTTTCTGACTTCTGAGGGCAAGTACTTACTCTCAGATCTTGGTCCTCAGGAACGAATGCACATCTCTAAGTTTACTGGACTGTCCATGACAACCATCAGCCACTGGTTGGCCAATGTGAAATACCAACTTAGGAAAACAGGGGGGACCAAGTTTCTGAAGAGCATGGACACTGGCCATCCGATCTTCTACTGCAATGACTGTGCTTCCCAGTTCAGGACACCACCAGCATTCATCTCTCACCTGGAATCACACCTAGGGTTCCAAATCAAAGATATGCGCAAATTGCCTATTGAGCATCAGACGAAGGTAGAGGAGCCAGAACTGTCAAAGGCTCTCAGTGTCCGTGCGACAGAGACGCTAGTCACAGAGGAGGATGTTGACACTAAGTTCAAATGTAAGCTGTGTTGTAGGACATTTGCTAGTAACCATGCAGTTAAACTCCACTTGAGTAAAACTCACAGCAAATCACCTGATAACCATTCACAATATGTGGAAATGGATAAAGAGTAG
- the LOC124032201 gene encoding teashirt homolog 2-like isoform X2: MRETIPEDEREKDTPTEEKTSPKASEDKEMDNKSSYSYQDSPVSVLSHQEAELESRLSDASDRLSLSDFKSSSPPESQKDEGSSGLKYKDDMHSSLEKMRAAYANFLSDSYCTGIGMDLKISKTPSKANCDSTNVSTKSEFDWHQDALSKTFQQTHSPKPVSKPNLFSSVHLYRQSSKAGGTVFTGASRFKCKDCIASYDSIVDLTVHMNKSGHYQDNNHGKPSNASTSSSKSRKRNLQDMEGKEDAQKVLKCMFCGHSFESLQDLSVHMIKTKHYQKVPLKEPIPVLSPKLLPPAKKRTYEANRPCSPDSTTGLAGYSEAQRSAAISNANSNRYGYQNGASYTWQFETCKSQILKCMECGSSHDTLQQLTTHMMVTGHFMKVTNSASKKGKQLALDPLVIEKMQVLAEPLANETDGDKVSPKTYSPRVSEKDSQRDDTLDKMEENEVKDDKADSEDQKAGNRVIKYRYLREEDLEQQGLSGGGGDILKSLANTVASAINKAQTGTPSWSAYPSIHASYQLSGIIKSSTHLSASPPIQIKHTFNHKLRPIAPKGKFLQGAGGVDTPQQPYRKADTKKEKIGISDGKERLNITFDLVENNDSDCQDDSSTSSKLNADCLNEGSDVIRGKLSPDFSDRGKTPSPPATGGRSTTSELVNDTPEILGINPLSALQSVLNSHLGKANKPTNSRSENSKPSARSQSILAELNQSMEKPAVVHATPARNSANIAFLFASNDQPIDLTKYKPNKPSSSHLQTFAPMPQKHALSDIADMVKVLPKATTPKASMSSRIPTMKLESDVRHSEDVSAEVYSVHKRKGRHSNWNPRHLIILQAQFVSSLFLTSEGKYLLSDLGPQERMHISKFTGLSMTTISHWLANVKYQLRKTGGTKFLKSMDTGHPIFYCNDCASQFRTPPAFISHLESHLGFQIKDMRKLPIEHQTKVEEPELSKALSVRATETLVTEEDVDTKFKCKLCCRTFASNHAVKLHLSKTHSKSPDNHSQYVEMDKE; this comes from the coding sequence ATGCGAGAGACCATCcctgaggatgagagagagaaggacactcCAACTGAAGAGAAGACGAGTCCCAAGGCCTCAgaggacaaagagatggacaacAAAAGCAGCTACAGCTACCAGGACTCCCCCGTCAGTGTCCTTTCCCATCAAGAAGCCGAGTTGGAGTCGCGCCTTAGCGACGCCAGCGATAGACTCTCACTCTCAGACTTCAAAAGTTCCTCACCACCTGAAAGCCAGAAGGACGAGGGGAGCAGCGGTTTGAAATACAAGGATGACATGCACAGCAGCCTGGAGAAAATGAGGGCCGCCTATGCTAACTTCCTCTCAGATTCCTACTGCACAGGGATCGGAATGGACTTGAAAATTAGCAAAACTCCCAGCAAGGCTAACTGTGACAGCACCAATGTTAGCACCAAGAGTGAATTTGACTGGCATCAGGATGCACTATCCAAAACCTTCCAGCAAACACACTCCCCAAAGCCTGTGTCCAAACCCAACCTCTTCAGCTCGGTCCACCTCTACAGACAAAGCAGCAAAGCAGGTGGGACAGTGTTTACAGGGGCCAGCCGTTTCAAGTGTAAGGACTGCATTGCATCCTATGACAGTATTGTGGATTTGACAGTGCACATGAACAAGAGTGGACATTACCAGGACAACAATCATGGCAAACCAAGCAATGCCTCCACATCCTCTTCCAAATCAAGGAAACGAAATTTGCAAGACATGGAAGGGAAAGAGGATGCACAGAAAGTTTTGAAGTGTATGTTCTGTGGCCATTCTTTTGAGTCCCTCCAGGACTTGAGTGTCCATATGATAAAAACTAAGCATTACCAAAAAGTACCTTTGAAAGAACCTATTCCAGTACTCTCACCGAAATTACTGCCACCAGCAAAGAAACGGACCTATGAGGCCAACAGACCTTGTTCTCCTGATTCCACCACAGGGTTAGCTGGCTACAGCGAGGCCCAGCGGTCCGCTGCTATTTCAAATGCTAACAGTAATCGCTATGGTTATCAGAATGGGGCTAGCTACACTTGGCAGTTTGAGACATGCAAATCTCAGATTCTAAAATGCATGGAGTGTGGAAGCTCACACGATACCCTGCAACAACTAACCACTCATATGATGGTCACTGGACATTTCATGAAAGTTACAAACTCAGCCTCTAAGAAAGGGAAACAGTTAGCTCTGGATCCCTTGGTTATAGAAAAGATGCAGGTATTAGCTGAGCCGCTTGCTAACGAAACTGATGGCGATAAAGTGTCTCCAAAAACATATTCCCCAAGGGTCAGTGAGAAAGATAGCCAGAGGGATGACACATTGGACAAAATGGAAGAAAATGAAGTGAAAGATGACAAGGCAGACAGTGAGGATCAAAAGGCAGGGAACAGGGTGATTAAATATCGCTATCTTCGTGAGGAGGATCTGGAGCAACAGGGATTGTCAGGTGGTGGGGGGGATATCCTCAAGTCTTTAGCCAACACGGTCGCCTCTGCAATCAACAAGGCTCAGACTGGGACCCCCAGCTGGAGTGCCTACCCCAGTATCCACGCTTCCTATCAACTCTCTGGGATCATCAAGAGCAGCACTCATCTCTCAGCGTCTCCCCCCATTCAGATAAAGCACACATTCAACCACAAGCTGAGACCGATCGCCCCAAAGGGGAAGTTTCTTCAGGGTGCTGGGGGAGTTGACACTCCACAGCAACCGTATCGAAAAGCGGACACCAAGAAAGAAAAGATTGGCATTAGTGATGGTAAAGAACGTCTGAATATTACGTTTGATCTGGTGGAGAATAATGACAGCGATTGTCAGGACGATTCCTCTACCTCTTCAAAGCTCAATGCAGACTGTCTGAATGAAGGGAGTGATGTGATCAGAGGGAAGTTGAGCCCAGATTTCTCAGACAGAGGCAAGACACCAAGCCCTCCTGCCACCGGTGGACGAAGCACTACTTCAGAGCTTGTCAATGACACCCCGGAAATACTCGGCATAAACCCTCTAAGTGCACTGCAGTCAGTTCTGAACAGCCATTTGGGTAAAGCAAATAAGCCCACCAATTCAAGATCTGAAAATAGTAAACCATCTGCTCGCTCTCAATCTATATTAGCTGAACTCAACCAGAGTATGGAGAAACCAGCAGTGGTGCATGCTACCCCTGCTAGGAACAGCGCTAACATTGCCTTCCTGTTTGCTAGCAATGATCAGCCAATAGACCTGACAAAATATAAACCTAACAAGCCAAGTTCTTCCCATCTACAAACCTTTGCCCCAATGCCACAGAAACACGCTCTGTCTGACATTGCTGACATGGTCAAGGTTCTTCCTAAAGCCACCACACCAAAAGCCTCTATGTCATCAAGGATACCCACCATGAAACTGGAATCAGACGTGAGACACTCTGAGGACGTGTCGGCTGAGGTATACTCGGTTCACAAGCGCAAGGGAAGGCATTCGAACTGGAACCCCCGACATCTTATCATCCTCCAAGCCCAGTTTGTCTCCAGCCTCTTTCTGACTTCTGAGGGCAAGTACTTACTCTCAGATCTTGGTCCTCAGGAACGAATGCACATCTCTAAGTTTACTGGACTGTCCATGACAACCATCAGCCACTGGTTGGCCAATGTGAAATACCAACTTAGGAAAACAGGGGGGACCAAGTTTCTGAAGAGCATGGACACTGGCCATCCGATCTTCTACTGCAATGACTGTGCTTCCCAGTTCAGGACACCACCAGCATTCATCTCTCACCTGGAATCACACCTAGGGTTCCAAATCAAAGATATGCGCAAATTGCCTATTGAGCATCAGACGAAGGTAGAGGAGCCAGAACTGTCAAAGGCTCTCAGTGTCCGTGCGACAGAGACGCTAGTCACAGAGGAGGATGTTGACACTAAGTTCAAATGTAAGCTGTGTTGTAGGACATTTGCTAGTAACCATGCAGTTAAACTCCACTTGAGTAAAACTCACAGCAAATCACCTGATAACCATTCACAATATGTGGAAATGGATAAAGAGTAG